A window of the Pantoea sp. Lij88 genome harbors these coding sequences:
- a CDS encoding flavin reductase family protein — MNEHIMPVEPAKAYRLINHGPATLVSARYNGTDNVMAASWVCALDYDPARLTVVLDKTAYTRELIEKSRSFVIQVPVAAQASLVHFLGSHSLACEADKLTQSGVSLFALPGADVPGVSGCAAWLYCELIPEDHNQQAYDLFIGEIKAAWADSRAFKDGHWQFESGAADWRSLHYIAGGHFYATGEAVKVHDAPQLTPGAPQG; from the coding sequence ATGAATGAACATATAATGCCTGTCGAGCCGGCAAAGGCCTACAGGCTGATAAATCACGGGCCGGCGACGCTGGTTTCAGCGCGCTATAACGGAACGGACAACGTCATGGCGGCGTCATGGGTCTGCGCGCTGGACTACGATCCGGCGCGGCTGACCGTCGTGCTGGACAAAACCGCATACACACGGGAGCTGATAGAAAAAAGTCGTTCGTTTGTGATTCAGGTGCCGGTGGCAGCCCAGGCATCACTCGTGCATTTCCTCGGATCGCATTCTCTGGCCTGCGAAGCGGATAAGCTCACGCAGTCTGGCGTGTCGCTTTTTGCGCTGCCTGGTGCGGATGTGCCGGGGGTTTCAGGATGTGCGGCGTGGCTGTATTGCGAACTCATCCCTGAAGACCATAACCAGCAGGCCTATGATTTATTCATTGGCGAGATCAAAGCGGCCTGGGCGGACAGTCGCGCTTTTAAGGACGGCCATTGGCAGTTTGAAAGCGGAGCCGCAGACTGGCGAAGTCTGCACTACATTGCGGGCGGCCATTTTTACGCTACCGGAGAAGCTGTGAAAGTGCACGATGCGCCACAGCTGACGCCAGGCGCACCGCAGGGCTGA
- a CDS encoding SRPBCC family protein, which yields MSEVNFNAVVNARADRVWQTLSQFGRISDWHPAICSSEIEDNQPDGRPGCRRRLVLENGDVLREEVLMLDAGKRAFSYRFIEAPLAVDDYVATVSLIPLSDRDETVIVWQAVFESRSRSDVQAMEASVLALIKSGHLSLAAYLENQ from the coding sequence ATGTCAGAAGTGAACTTTAATGCCGTGGTTAACGCCCGTGCGGACCGCGTATGGCAGACGCTCAGCCAGTTCGGACGCATCAGCGACTGGCATCCTGCTATCTGCAGCAGCGAAATCGAAGATAATCAGCCCGACGGCCGCCCGGGCTGCCGGCGCCGGCTGGTACTTGAAAACGGCGACGTCCTGCGCGAAGAGGTCCTCATGCTGGATGCAGGTAAACGTGCCTTCTCGTATCGCTTTATTGAAGCGCCGCTGGCTGTAGATGACTATGTGGCTACGGTCAGCCTTATTCCACTGAGCGATCGTGACGAAACGGTCATCGTGTGGCAGGCAGTTTTTGAATCCCGATCCCGCAGCGATGTGCAGGCAATGGAAGCGAGCGTGCTGGCGCTGATAAAGTCAGGCCACCTCAGCCTCGCTGCCTACCTTGAAAATCAGTAG
- a CDS encoding NAD-dependent epimerase/dehydratase family protein, producing MRLLLLGATGLVGSHVLQQAMSSPHIGTVIAPTRKPLTWCASGPTRLINPLIDFDSPDADALGWRVDAVICAIGTTIARAGSREAFRRVDHDYPLRFARLARNGGASAFALTSATGANDDSRFFYNRVKGELEQALRREGFTSLTLVRPGVIAGDRAESRPGETALKQVLRLLSPVLPRSWQLSPAEDIARHLLRAVTPPRPGIHIVSAGEINSAG from the coding sequence ATGCGGCTGCTGCTGCTCGGCGCAACGGGGCTTGTGGGCAGTCATGTCCTGCAGCAGGCGATGTCCAGCCCGCACATCGGTACCGTCATTGCGCCGACGCGAAAACCTCTCACATGGTGCGCCTCAGGCCCTACCCGGCTTATTAATCCCCTGATCGACTTTGATTCCCCCGACGCTGACGCTCTGGGGTGGCGCGTTGACGCGGTTATCTGTGCGATCGGCACCACAATTGCCAGAGCCGGCAGCCGGGAGGCATTCCGGCGGGTTGATCATGACTATCCTCTGAGGTTTGCCCGGCTGGCGCGTAATGGCGGCGCCTCAGCGTTCGCGCTGACCTCGGCGACCGGCGCAAATGACGACTCCAGATTTTTTTATAACCGGGTAAAGGGGGAGCTTGAACAGGCGCTGAGGCGCGAAGGTTTTACCTCACTGACGCTGGTCCGTCCCGGCGTTATTGCCGGCGATCGGGCTGAATCCCGCCCGGGTGAAACGGCGCTGAAGCAGGTGCTCAGGCTCTTATCGCCGGTTCTGCCACGCAGCTGGCAGCTCAGCCCGGCTGAAGACATAGCCCGCCATCTCCTCAGAGCGGTGACTCCACCCAGGCCGGGCATTCACATTGTTTCTGCAGGTGAAATAAATTCTGCAGGATAA